Part of the Hevea brasiliensis isolate MT/VB/25A 57/8 chromosome 16, ASM3005281v1, whole genome shotgun sequence genome is shown below.
TTTTTCTCCCGTTTATCTTATTTGTTTTAGCTTTGTTTTCTAACTGTAATTGGAAACTGTTCAATTTTAGATTTAATCATAGAAGGCATTGTCCTCTAAGATGGAGACAATCTTACCAGTCAGTGCACAAGAAGGTCACCTGCATGTGAGATGAAACATTAACTGATTATCAATGGCCATAAAGAGTCTTTAGAATTTGCTTTTGGGTCTAtcatctttcattttttttttgggttaaatctGTTATCTTTCTTTTTTGTAGTCAAATGCCTCCAGCTCCAATTCTGACATAAGTTGTTGCCTTAATGCTCGGTTCTAATTTGCTTTTGCTTTTGCTTTTGCTCTTGCAGGCATTTGCCCAATTGCTGCAAGCGCCCCGTGATGATGTGGATGCGATAATCAAGGAAAGGTTTCCTGTTCCTCGTTTAGTCATTTGTGATCAACATGGTTCACAGGTTATTTACTATCACACTTAACCTAAGTTATTGGTTAAAAAGTATATGAATATACAACTGTTGTAGCATAGTTTGTGCTTTTAACTGCCTGTGTCAGTGTGTCTTTTAACAATGTCCTGACATTTACCTAAGGATTCCCCACTAGTTATGTTCAAATGGAAATAGGAATGATACGAGGCAAAGTGAATTGTGAAATTCCATTCGCCCATTAAGTGTTGATAATAATATATTGAAAATATGTTTTCTatgtaataaattatttaaagttTTGTGTTGTCAATATATTATTAaactattatatttttaatatatcaaaaatccaatttatgagTGTTAAATTTTGCATGTTGATAATCTATAGTTAAGAGTAATAGTAATAGTAAGTAATAAAGTATAGATGTTCAAATACGAATAATTGTTTTATATATAAGTAAAAGTAATGCTAAAATTTATAACTTCTAAAGCtggattatattaaaatttatatcttTTGAAGTTGGGCTGGTGACGGAAAGCCACCAATGTCCCATTACCTTAGGCTGAGCAGAAGTTTTCTGTCCACATTGAGGCAGGATCAAATTGACATCTCTAAATGGAAGTTTAGATTTGCATGATAATATACGTTATTTAGGACCAAGCAAATGACCCAAGATTTTCAAATttgctttaatgacatcattttgGTGGGTTTTCATAAAACCAGTCTGCAAAATCAAAATTTTTGATATTTTGCAATTCTTGATGTATATCAAATTCCATGTCCTTTTTTATGGGAGCCGTACTTGTTGTATCATTGACAAAATATTAAATTTCACTTCTGTTAGTTCTTGTCGAGGTCGAGGCTGATAAATTAGTTCATCACCCTTCCTCTTTCTCCTCTTCTACGCATGGGCTTTGCTGAGGCATATTCTGTGGCGTCATGCAGTCAGTTCATTGTGCGGAGACAGTGCATCGTCACTTGCCTCCATGTGTCCTCCTGTGATTTTTGCTTTTGTTATTGTGTGTATGGGCATGTATGGTGCTAACTAATTCATAATGTTAATGCAGGCTCGTTTTCTTCTGGCAAAGTTGAATCCGTCTGCTACATACAATACTGATTCTCCTCTTCCAGGCGGAGATATATTGTTTACAGATGATGTAAGCTTTGAGGTCTTCTTGGATCATCTGCAGAGACTAGCAGTTCAATAAAAACGCGAACGATTAGTGGCAATTTTGTAAACTTAGTTTTGACTTTTTTGTACAGTAATAATTATACAATTTATTTTACTCTTTCTTGTGATTTGGATTaatcacataaaaaaaaaatcgtaTAATGAAGAGTTCTTGCAGCTTTATGGTGATTCTATTAGGACATTATAAGTTGGTACCTGTGGGCAATAGTTGTAATATAAACGTGTTTGTGTTAGAATgatgatttaattatttgataatgtagtgATTTATGACATAAATAAAAGGCCAGATGATCAAGAAAATTCAAATTATTGCAcaagtttttaatttttacaattttagattttgtttattttatagaaaatattttcttattttatggatttttttatatttaaaatatttaaaaaaattagttaataaaaaatatttttttaattaaagaaaaattaagtgatttttgagaaaattatttttattttttaaaaagaaattattttttattttttaaattttgataattttattaaaatataaataaatttatacatatataaaataaataaatattattaatttaatactataattaagtaataaaataaaatttattttttataaaataaatagttagCTTGAGTTATTATCATGTTCTTCATGTTTGGTAGATTCTAGGAATAGAGGGAAaggtaataaataattaattagaagTGTAATTCAAGTGAATCAATATAATATTTAGTTTGTgctttatttaatattaaaaataaagtttgAAATTTAACTCGAtttgattaaattttattttttttagactTTAAATTTGATTTAATGTCATacgttaaattttttaatttaattaattactataactaaaattttattaatatttttaattatatattaataattatagatataactataattatatataaattcaatTAGGTTTATAAATCACATGCTATTATAACTAAAGTAGGcttatatttatttttcattaatttagaaaataatatgATTAGTACAATGAAAGCAATaagttttgtttattttttttaatatatcttATGTTTATAtcgtttttatttaaaattacatagtttatattattaaatttttttaaaattaatatattttatttttttaaatatatattaaataaaaaatatgtatTTATTGGGCGGCTATCATAATAGTCGCGGGTCAATGGTAACGGGtatagaaaggaaaaagaaaaagggtCTGAGACCGAGGGAGTATCTTACCCAAAACCCAATTGAAGTCTGCAGAAGTCGAGTATGGAGTTTGTCCATCTTATTCAGGACTAAGGAGTGTGTCAATAAATGGGGCGAAAATTGGAATGGGCAGGAAGTGGAAAGCACATGGGAGGGATTCCAAGGAAGATGGTATTCATGGCAGTAGGGGGATTCGCTAAGGCAGTAGCCAATCTTCTCAACACCACCTCCGTTCATAATGCGGATACACTTGTTCATCTTGTCCGATCTCGACCCCCTGGGGTACCCCTCATCACTGTTAGCAATCACATGTCCACGTAACATGTCATAGCAATATCATCACCACTTTCTTTCTTTGTAGCTCTTCTTCTGTttgcaattttatttatttttcgttCTTTCTAATAGGTTGGATGATCCAGTCATGTGGGGATTCCCTGGCTTTCCATCCTTTGATGCAAATTTGGCTCGATGGGTACTCGCCGCAGAAGACATTTGTTTCAAAAATTCCGTGCTGTCTTATTTTTTTCGCCTTGGTATTTTTTCTTCATGATTTTCTTTCAGCCtccttttatatttatatttttaaaatgttttTAAGGGTTCAAATTACTTCTTTAGTTCTGATTTGAGAATGAAAAATCAGCTGAAGGCCACCTACAGAGTTAGAATGCTTAGGCTTCTAATTCTATCTgtcagacaaaaaaaaaaaaaaaaattctatctgGCTGTCGCTTATATTTCTTAAGAATTACCGTGTAAAATACAATCTTCGGTTAGATTGGTAACTTTCATGGCTTTTCTAGCCCTAGAAACTTAGGAAGATTATTATATAACTTGTAATTATTCTGTATTTATATTCATTTTGGTTGCGAACTCTTCACTAGAATAGTGTCAAGGGTAGTTCTCGGGGGCTTATGAGTTTGTTTTACCTAGCCAGTTGCTACAATGGTGGATTGATTATTTATAGCTTTTGCTCATATAATTCCATGCAAAGATTTTTTTTCACCTTTCCTCTTATCCAGCATTAAAAAAGGCATCAAATGCTGGAAGAAAATAATGTGGAATTGGCTTTTCAACGGATTTAATAAAAGTTGGATATTCATTTAGTAGTGCTTGGGATTTGAATGATGATTCTAGCATTGTTTACGGCGGAGGTGGTGTctcaaaagatttttttttctttttctcaattACAGACCACATTGGTAGAGAGCTACATTGCCATGTTAATTTTGTGTAAATCAAGAATGTGAACatttgaaatcaaataaaatattagaATTCGATGCAATCATATCACTACAATAAACATCAGGATCGGAATCAAGTTTGTTGTTTCTTTAGAAGAGGCTGAGGTAAGATCACAATTTCTATTCTGTTTGGCTACAACTCTGCCATATTTTCTGTTTGGAGGTAACTTGTCTAACCTTCAAGGGTTTCAAACTATTGTGAATAGCTTTAGAATCTTTTGTTATTACTTGGGACTAAACCAGCAGCTGGGGAACTGAATTCAGTTAAGGTGGTTCTATTTGGGAAGGTTTGCAAATGTTTTTCACAGATACAAGAAGGGTGCAGTGAATTAGGGGCAACAGCTGTGATTAGTTCTCTTTACAGTTTcccttttctccttttttttgccATGTGTAGGATTTAGCTTAAACGGTCGAGTCAATTAGGGGTAATTACTTTGTTAGTTTTGCTTGTACTCAGTTGGAATTCCTGGCAATCATAATGATTATTAGCATGATTAGACTAGTGTTGCTTTGAAACATAATAATCTTAACATTGGCCTTTGTTTCTGAAATTGGAAATTGTGCAGGTAAATGTATACCTATTACTAGGGGTGCTGGAATTTATCAAGAACACATGAATGAAGCTCTTGAACACTTGGGCAATGGCGCATGGGTAAGGCTGCTTACATCAACCCTCCCTGAGCTCGCAAGTGTGTGATTCTTGGTGTACTGGGTCACCCTTTTTGGTCTTGATGAACTCCTTGGGCTTAATGTTAGTGATAACTGATCAGTGATGCAAGGGAAGTATGGAGCTCATATTTGTGTAAACTGCTCATTTGACTTTGCCTGACTTGTAATGTTCTCATTTTCAGATTGTTGACTGGCATTCTGGTATCTATGGTCATGTTAGGAATATTTTCTTAGCTTCCCTCCCACTTCTCATATCGATGTTCCATGTTAAATTATTTGCTCATTATTTCCGCTCTACCATCTCTCCTACCATTATCTTCTATCCTATGGTCACATAAGAATAACTGAAGTTGACTACTGAATATTTATTTAGGAAAAAGTTACAGGATCAAAAGGTTTTCAAATTTAGGGAGTAAGATGTAGGTTGATCTGATTAGGCAAATAAATACAAGTTAGGTTCATCTGATTAGGAATGGAGTCTGTGAGTTCATTTGACTCCAGATATATCATACCCTTGTTTTTTTATTGTCTTTTTCGTTAATTAATTTCTTGTTGGTCTATGGGAGATGtccttttttttaaaagaaaattctaAATAACAAGTTAAGTATCAAGAGAATTTTGCTATATAAAAGAGTATTTAGTTGTATAAATGAGCATTTGTTAAATGTTGTGTGGGAATTGACTTCACTTTTCCTATCCACCTTCTAGTCTCTTGCTGATACCAGTGATTAATGGCCACTTTTGTGAAAGTTATATGGGCCTTCTTTTTTGAGATCACAATCTCTTTTAGCAATTGTGGACACAATTTCAATTAGTGCCTGGGCAACTTGAACCAGAGCATTAAATTAATTAGTGGCTATTTCATTACTTGGAAAATGTTTGAGGTTCACAATTTCTCATAGATGCATACGTACTTTCTCACAAGAAGTTgtcaatacatgcattgcatagtTAACTTTGAGTGGTTTAAAACTTTTTGTTCCATGAGAATTCTATATCTTTATTTCTTATTCAACTTCTTATTTCCTCTCCTTCGAAGAGACAATCACATTTTACTTCTTGTTCTGATGGTTTCTTTGTATGTCCCTAATGGACAGCTGCATACATTTCCAGAGGGAAAAGTTTTGCAAGAGGATGCACCAATTAGACGATTAAAATGGGGAACTGCAAGTCTCATTGTCCGTGCCCCTGTAACCCCAATAGTCTTGCCCATTGTTCATCAAGGTTTTGGGGAGGTACTTCTTTACCTTTGTTATCTAAATTTATAGACCCTCTGTAAATCACTACGGCCATAGGTCAATGTAATAGAATGACAAGATTTTCCTTGAGGCCCCTCCTAGTGCTAACTAGATCTGGCCCCTTTTTGGAAAAATTGTATCTCCTTGGCAGCTCGGGCATGCCAAACACTTAAAATAAGATGAAGAACAAAATAATTCTTTCGCTCTACTGTGATTCTTTGGAGGCATGTAAAATGAACACTTTGAATGCCCAACCATGCATATCTAAGCTATCCTAGCACTTCCATATTTGACATATGTGTAGACCTATCATCCTTATTTAAGTGAAATAAAGTTTTAGAGACTGCTATTATTATATTCAAGTTTCTTGACATGTTGAATCATATGAGTGATTTTATGTCTTATCCCAACTGGCCCATTTTTATTGTCTATATTATCTCATTTAACACTGTGAATTATAATCACAGGTGATGCCTGAGAATTATTGGTTTGGAAGAAGGCCTCCTTTTCCGTTATGTAACAAAAGAATTAACATAGTTGTTGGTGAGCCAATAGAATTTGAACTTCCTAAAATGAGGCAAATGGCAATTTCTATGTCTCGTAAATTGCATTTTCCTAGCAAAGGATGGCCCAGTATTTCCTATTATGGACTGGATGAAACAGCACAGAGGTGTCTCTACATGGCTATTTCAGAGAAAATCCAAAATGTCATGGAAAGCTTAAGATGTTTGGGTAAAAGTTTTCTGAAGTAAAGGGTCTAAATTTTGTGCATCTTGAGTATGAGAGAATTTGGCTGTTCTTTCCTTTGAAGCATGTGAAACGGCAGAGAATATATGTTCAGCTATTTAAATAACTTCCAGTACTGATAAAGATTTTTTCCTGATGTTCTGGAGAGGTTTGGTGGTTTATGAGATTTTGTTCtctaattgatattttattatttatttaaacttCCTTTTATTAAACAAATATCGACTGAATTGTTAAATGTGCACCAAAATCTATAATCGCCATGAGGAATTAGATTTGGTAATGTCAGTGTTAAACAAAAGCCACTTTAACTCCTATTGAGAATATGAAAAGTACACTTCTGATGCACGTTTGCTCATGTAAGGTCTGCTATATATATGCAAGCTACACTAATAAATCAAATTCCAGGATTGTGTAAATTCTCTTGGGATTTCAGGTCAACAGACAAAAAGTAACTATGACACCTTGGCATAGAACATTAATGGGACTTTTCTGGCAATGGTCTGAAGGGTCTTTACAGTTGGAAGCTACATTCAGGTATTTGTTCCTATCTGCATGTTATTTGTTATTGGCCCAGATCCCCCTTGTTGTAGGTCTTGTTTCAAAATAGGTGTAGTTCGTGGAACAAGGAGTAGAAGCCTTATGCCCTACCCATCAATTAGTTCTATTAAGATGTTTCATGCCAGTCATTTGGCAAGTTACGAGTTACCTGTGAAAAAGTTATTTCCTTGGTTTTCTCACAAAAGAAAATCTCTTCTTCAAGTTTTGATCGTGGTTATCCCTGTTGTCTTGGGACAATAAAAGGATTGTGTTCGTGTTTTTCGCTCAATTAAATGATTGTCCAAGTCTTACATCTGTGCATTCTTAATTATTTCTTCACGCCTGTATTGTACATTGAGCAGACTTGCGTCTTTTTGAAAATGACGTAACAACTTATCTGGAAATTTGATTGGCATCTGCAACTCATTTAAGATATCATGTGTATgccatttagtaagaaaatgtaccGTAAGAAGTGCTGAATTTTGTAGGCAAAGTATGCAGAATATAATCTTTTAGCTTTTTATTTCGAAAAACTTGATTTGTAGGTTTGCAGGATTTGACTTCCATCTGATTTAGATGACAGAGGGGTATGATTTGTATCACACACATCATTTGGTGGGGCAGACCAATGATGAAGATGTAACTTGGTGGTTCATGCTGACAAACAGGGATGTAGAACACGGACCTTTGAGACCAAAACCCAAACAAAACTTCAATATTCTTTATCTTATGGTAGTTGCAATGGGTGTCAGAAAGTGAAGAGGTTCCAATGAGTAATTAAATTCATTGGTAGCACTGTAAAGTTGGGATTAGCGCAACTTTCTCATATTTTATCTTAAATGCTACAAAACTcagactttttttttcttttttttttttaatacaacttttttttaaaattttttgaaaagaAAGAGGGATTTGATTCCACTAGATTATCATGAAGAAAACATAGATAAGAAGAAGGGTGCAACCCAAAGAGTGAGGTTGTCATGACCTATGGCATCTCTAGTAATTGCATGAGCTGCTCTATTGACATCCTTCTTAACCCAATTCAAGGAGAAGGAAATTCCTTGGTGAAACAAAAGCTTACAATCCCAAATCACACTACCAAACTTTGAAAATCAACATCACTAGACGTTATGGCATGCACCACCTGTTGAGAATCAATTTCTAAGTCAACTTGGAGTTCATCATGGCTCTATACCACATCAGAGCCTTTCTTAGGCTCGTCCCAATAGCTGCAACAAAAATAGAGATGAAATGGATTGCAAGTAATCTTAAATTTCTCCCAAGAAAGAAGGGATAGAAGCTTAATGAAATCACAAGTATGGTGAGGAACTATCATGATGTCTTGATATAATATTGTTCATTGATGGATCCGAGAGTTGGAGAGATTTCCTTGGCAAAGTGCCGGCAATCCAGTAATCCCTTA
Proteins encoded:
- the LOC110666394 gene encoding N-acylphosphatidylethanolamine synthase isoform X1, which encodes MGRKLEWAGSGKHMGGIPRKMVFMAVGGFAKAVANLLNTTSVHNADTLVHLVRSRPPGVPLITVSNHMSTLDDPVMWGFPGFPSFDANLARWVLAAEDICFKNSVLSYFFRLGKCIPITRGAGIYQEHMNEALEHLGNGAWLHTFPEGKVLQEDAPIRRLKWGTASLIVRAPVTPIVLPIVHQGFGEVMPENYWFGRRPPFPLCNKRINIVVGEPIEFELPKMRQMAISMSRKLHFPSKGWPSISYYGLDETAQRCLYMAISEKIQNVMESLRCLGKSFLK
- the LOC110666394 gene encoding N-acylphosphatidylethanolamine synthase isoform X3 → MGRKLEWAGSGKHMGGIPRKMVFMAVGGFAKAVANLLNTTSVHNADTLVHLVRSRPPGVPLITVSNHMSTLDDPVMWGFPGFPSFDANLARWVLAAEDICFKNSVLSYFFRLGKCIPITRGAGIYQEHMNEALEHLGNGAWVMPENYWFGRRPPFPLCNKRINIVVGEPIEFELPKMRQMAISMSRKLHFPSKGWPSISYYGLDETAQRCLYMAISEKIQNVMESLRCLGKSFLK
- the LOC110666394 gene encoding N-acylphosphatidylethanolamine synthase isoform X4, which codes for MRIHLFILSDLDPLGLDDPVMWGFPGFPSFDANLARWVLAAEDICFKNSVLSYFFRLGKCIPITRGAGIYQEHMNEALEHLGNGAWLHTFPEGKVLQEDAPIRRLKWGTASLIVRAPVTPIVLPIVHQGFGEVMPENYWFGRRPPFPLCNKRINIVVGEPIEFELPKMRQMAISMSRKLHFPSKGWPSISYYGLDETAQRCLYMAISEKIQNVMESLRCLGKSFLK
- the LOC110666394 gene encoding N-acylphosphatidylethanolamine synthase isoform X2 codes for the protein MRIHLFILSDLDPLGYPSSLLAITCPRNMLDDPVMWGFPGFPSFDANLARWVLAAEDICFKNSVLSYFFRLGKCIPITRGAGIYQEHMNEALEHLGNGAWLHTFPEGKVLQEDAPIRRLKWGTASLIVRAPVTPIVLPIVHQGFGEVMPENYWFGRRPPFPLCNKRINIVVGEPIEFELPKMRQMAISMSRKLHFPSKGWPSISYYGLDETAQRCLYMAISEKIQNVMESLRCLGKSFLK